One Artemia franciscana chromosome 15, ASM3288406v1, whole genome shotgun sequence genomic window carries:
- the LOC136036252 gene encoding serine/threonine-protein phosphatase 2A catalytic subunit beta isoform, with protein MEDKATLKELDAWIEQLNECKQLAENQVKTLCEKAKEILAKESNVQQVRCPVTVCGDVHGQFHDLMELFRIGGKSPDTNYLFMGDYVDRGYYSVETVSLLVTLKVRYRERITILRGNHESRQITQVYGFYDECLRKYGNANVWKFFTDLFDYLPLTALVDGQIFCLHGGLSPSIDTLDHIRSLDRLQEVPHEGPMCDLLWSDPDDRGGWGISPRGAGYTFGQDISETFNHSNNLTLVSRAHQLVMEGYNWCHDRNVVTIFSAPNYCYRCGNQAAIMELDDSLKYSFLQFDPAPRRGEPHVTRRTPDYFL; from the exons ATGGAAGATAAAGCAACTCTGAAAGAATTAGACGCATGGATTGAGCAGTTAAATGAGTGTAAACAACTAGCCGAAAATCAGGTCAAAACTCTATGTGAGAAG gcCAAAGAAATTCTTGCTAAGGAGTCAAACGTTCAGCAGGTGAGATGTCCTGTCACTGTTTGCGGTGATGTCCATGGTCAATTCCATGACTTAATGGAACTGTTCAGAATTGGTGGCAAATCTCCAGATACTAATTACCTGTTCATGGGAGATTATGTTGATCGAGGGTACTATTCAGTTGAGACAGTTAGCCTACTAGTCACATTAAAG GTACGCTATAGGGAAAGAATAACGATCCTCCGTGGGAATCACGAGTCCAGACAAATCACTCAAGTTTATGGATTTTATGACGAATGTCTTAGAAAATATGGTAACGCTAATGTTTGGAAGTTTTTCACGGATCTTTTCGATTACCTGCCCCTAACAGCCTTAGTTGACGGTCAAATATTTTGTCTTCATGGCGGTTTGTCACCTTCCATTGATACATTAGATCATATTCGATCTTTGGATAGATTGCAGGAGGTTCCACATGAG GGTCCAATGTGCGATCTTTTATGGTCTGACCCTGATGACAGAGGTGGATGGGGTATTTCTCCACGGGGTGCTGGTTACACATTCGGTCAGGACATAAGTGAAACGTTTAATCATTCTAATAACCTTACCCTTGTCTCACGAGCCCATCAATTGGTCATGGAAGGATATAACTG GTGCCATGATCGTAATGTAGTGACAATATTTTCGGCTCCCAATTATTGCTACCGGTGTGGTAATCAAGCTGCCATAATGGAGTTGGATGATTCCCTGAAGTATTCATT cttacaGTTCGACCCAGCCCCCAGAAGAGGCGAGCCTCACGTTACTCGTAGAACACCGGACTACTTCCTATAA